In the genome of Amphiura filiformis chromosome 4, Afil_fr2py, whole genome shotgun sequence, one region contains:
- the LOC140151312 gene encoding uncharacterized protein isoform X2 translates to MKMNLVVLVAGIFIMFCNSVNSESVDCIALCNECVAVSDTLTHMGCTKHCEELTQRDNGKMSCTKLTALNKGSLSLEEEINSINARMSELIESDDISAIFDEFLADDYTYVVNGQAPAFGKEDVMQQWFVWFKSNPSVNRVLYTPSAFGENNGNVWEDGIVNIYQDDALIGSCRYMHVYKRVNGTLLRFIEIYF, encoded by the exons ATGAAGATGAATCTAGTCGTCTTAGTTGCTGGTATTTTCATCATGTTTTGCAACTCTGTAAACTCCGAATCGGTGGACTGTATCGCTCTCTGTAATGAATGTGTTGCGGTTTCGGACACACTAACCCATATGGGCTGCACTAAGCATTGCGAGGAACTCACGCAGAGAGATAATGGCAAAATGTCGTGTACAAAATTAACAg CGCTGAACAAAGGCAGTCTCTCCCTTGAAGAGGAGATTAATTCAATTAACGCGAGAATGTCAGAATTGATCGAAAGCGATGATATTTCAGCCATTTTTGATGAATTCTTGGCCGACGATTATACATATGTTGTCAATGGACAAGCACCTGCATTTGGTAAAGAAG atgtgATGCAGCAATGGTTCGTTTGGTTCAAAAGCAATCCCAGTGTTAATCGGGTATTATATACTCCTAGTGCATTCGGTGAAAATAACGGAAATGTTTGGGAAGATGGCATCGTAAATATCTACCAGGACGATGCACTCATTGGCTCATGTCG ATACATGCATGTTTACAAGCGAGTCAATGGGACTCTGCTCCGTTTCATTGAGATATACTTCTAA
- the LOC140149919 gene encoding uncharacterized protein, translating to MKMNLVVLVAGIFIIFCNFVNSESVDCIALCNECVEISDTLTHMGCAKHCEEHKQNDNGKISCSRLTAPDKGSLSLEDEISAIHSRMSELIESGDISGIIDEFVADDCTVMVNGLAPGFGKEDVRQQWFDWFESNPSVNRALYTISAFGENNGKVWEDGIAHSYHDNTRIGSQPYMYVYKRVNGTLLRFIEICF from the exons ATGAAGATGAATCTTGTCGTCTTAGTTGCTggtattttcatcatattttgcaACTTTGTAAACTCCGAATCGGTGGACTGTATCGCTCTCTGTAATGAATGTGTTGAGATTTCGGACACACTAACCCATATGGGCTGCGCTAAGCATTGTGAGGAACACAAGCAGAATGATAATGGCAAAATATCGTGTTCAAGATTAACAG CACCGGACAAAGGCAGTCTCTCCCTTGAAGACGAGATTAGTGCAATTCACTCGAGAATGTCAGAATTGATCGAAAGCGGTGATATTTCAGGCATTATTGACGAGTTCGTAGCTGATGATTGCACAGTTATGGTTAATGGACTAGCACCTGGATTTGGTAAAGAAG ATGTTAGGCAGCAGTGGTTCGATTGGTTCGAAAGCAATCCCAGTGTTAATCGGGCATTATATACTATAAGTGCGTTCGGTGAGAATAACGGAAAGGTTTGGGAAGATGGTATCGCACATTCCTACCATGACAATACCCGCATTGGCTCACAACC ATACATGTATGTTTACAAGCGCGTCAATGGTACTCTGCTCCGTTTCATCGAGATatgtttttaa
- the LOC140149921 gene encoding uncharacterized protein: MNLVVLVAGIFIIFCNSVNSESVDCIALCNECVKISDTLTHMGCTKHCEEHKQNDNGKITCSKLTAPNKGSLGLEDEFNAIHARMSELIECGDISAIFDEFVADDCIQIVGDGLAPVFGKEDVRQMWFDWFKSNPSVNRELYTTSAFGENNGKVWEDGIAHSYHDDALIGSIQYMWVYKRVNGTLLRFMEIDF; this comes from the exons ATGAATCTTGTCGTCTTAGTTGCTggtattttcatcatattttgcaACTCTGTAAACTCCGAATCGGTGGACTGTATCGCTCTCTGTAATGAATGTGTTAAGATTTCGGACACACTAACCCATATGGGCTGTACTAAGCATTGCGAGGAACACAAGCAGAATGATAATGGCAAAATAACGTGTTCAAAATTAACAG CACCGAACAAAGGCAGTCTCGGCCTTGAAGACGAGTTTAATGCAATTCACGCGAGAATGTCGGAATTGATCGAATGCGGTGATATTTCAGCCATTTTTGACGAGTTCGTAGCTGACGATTGCATACAAATTGTGGGTGACGGACTAGCACCTGTATTTGGTAAAGAAG ATGTGAGGCAGATGTGGTTCGATTGGTTCAAAAGCAATCCTAGTGTTAATCGGGAATTATATACTACTAGTGCATTCGGTGAGAATAACGGCAAGGTTTGGGAAGATGGCATCGCACATTCCTACCATGACGATGCCCTCATTGGCTCAATTCA ATACATGTGGGTTTACAAGCGAGTCAATGGCACTCTGCTCCGTTTCATGGAGATAGATTTCTAA
- the LOC140151311 gene encoding uncharacterized protein produces MKMNLVVLVAGIFIIFCNSVNSESVDCIALCNECVEISDTLTHMGCTKHCEEHKQNDNGKMSCSRLTAPDKGSLSLEDEISAINARTSELIKSGDISGIIDEFVADDCTIVVNGLAPGFGKEDIRQQWFDWFESTPSVNRALYTISAFGENNGKVWEDGIAHSYRDNTLIGSVQYMYVYKRVNGTLLRFIEIYF; encoded by the exons ATGAAGATGAATCTAGTCGTCTTAGTTGCTggtattttcatcatattttgcaACTCTGTAAACTCCGAATCGGTGGACTGTATCGCTCTCTGTAATGAATGTGTTGAGATTTCGGACACACTAACCCATATGGGCTGCACTAAGCATTGCGAGGAACACAAGCAGAATGATAATGGCAAAATGTCGTGTTCAAGATTAACAG CACCGGACAAAGGCAGTCTCTCCCTTGAAGACGAGATTAGTGCAATTAATGCGAGAACGTCAGAATTGATCAAAAGCGGTGATATTTCAGGCATTATTGACGAGTTCGTAGCTGACGATTGCACAATTGTGGTTAATGGACTAGCACCTGGATTTGGTAAAGAAG ATATTAGGCAGCAGTGGTTCGATTGGTTCGAAAGCACTCCCAGTGTTAATCGGGCATTATATACTATAAGTGCGTTCGGTGAGAATAACGGAAAGGTTTGGGAAGATGGTATCGCACATTCCTACCGTGACAATACCCTCATTGGCTCAGTCCA ATACATGTATGTTTACAAGCGAGTCAATGGCACTCTGCTCCGTTTCATCGAGATATACTTCTaa